In Silene latifolia isolate original U9 population chromosome X, ASM4854445v1, whole genome shotgun sequence, the following proteins share a genomic window:
- the LOC141623750 gene encoding uncharacterized protein LOC141623750, whose translation MSKLGRGHREKLQQFMAITAASEKVALQTLKASDWHLEGAFDVFYSQPQIKSFTDTRHLEEHYNRYKDPYADMILVDGITLLCNDLQVDPQDIVMLVISWHMKAATMCEFSKQEFIGGWQSLGIDSLEKFRERIPYIRSELKDEQKFREIYIFAFGWAKEKGQKSLAFDTAIGMWQLLFAEKQWPLIDHWCQFLQARHNKAISRDTWAQLLEFVRSVDPQLANYDAEGAWPYLIDEFVEYLYENGVVQRG comes from the exons atG AGCAAACTCGGAAGAGGACACCGCGAAAAACTCCAGCAGTTTATGGCAATTACTGCTGCTAG TGAGAAAGTTGCTCTTCAGACATTGAAGGCTAGTGACTGGCATTTAGAAGGAGCATTTGATGTGTTTTACAGTCAGCCCCAAATCAAATCCTTTACTGATACTAGACATCTGGAGGAACATTACAACCGATACAAAG ATCCTTATGCTGACATGATATTAGTGGATGGTATCACTCTACTCTGCAATGATCTACAG GTCGATCCTCAAGATATTGTCATG TTGGTCATCTCTTGGCACATGAAGGCTGCAACAATGTGTGAATTCTCAAAGCAGGAGTTCATTGGCGGATGGCAATCTCTTGG AATTGATTCCCTTGAGAAGTTTCGTGAAAGAATACCATACATTCGATCTGAGTTGAAAGACGAAC AGAAGTTCCGTGAAATTTATATCTTTGCTTTTGGATGGGCTAAGGAAAAG GGTCAGAAGTCTCTGGCATTTGATACAGCAATAGGGATGTGGCAATTATTGTTCGCAGAGAAGCAGTGGCCCTTAATTGATCACTGGTGTCAGTTTCTACAG GCTCGACATAATAAAGCTATCTCAAGAGACACTTGGGCTCAACTGCTGGAGTTTGTTAGG TCAGTGGATCCGCAGCTCGCAAATTATGATGCTGAAGGTGCTTGGCCTTATCTCATTGATGAATTTGTGGAGTACTTGTATGAGAATGGTGTTGTCCAAAGGGGTTGA
- the LOC141618934 gene encoding uncharacterized protein LOC141618934, translating into MGAKCLSEKSRLEVAIFLLQKSKQGKLTRGDMKEVADRYGVKVKTISRIWKMAKIPREVGEALDVKSKRMGNTNRKRILPPIEHIKTLEWGQRDTMERVSKNTGVSVGTVHSWVCKGLLKPHSSPLHPHLNDANKLHRLKHALKCLIVEHVQADFLDLNAMTITKIKFAEMSHIIHMDEKWFYISYDGHKFYMVEGPIYSEDGELLFDGKIGMFPFTKQQPAARASRNRPRGTMETKPIDSITKQVTRECIIEQVIPAIKAKWPEGASKNIFIQQDNARPHIKNNDQAFMAVANSEGFNIQLTFQPPNSPDLNVNDLGYFRALQSLHSKEAAKSVDELVN; encoded by the exons ATGGGAGCCAAGTGTCTCTCTGAAAAATCCAGGTTAGAAGTTGCCATCTTCTTGCTTCAGAAATCAAAACAAGGGAAGCTCACCCGTGGTGATATGAAGGAAGTAGCTGACAGATACGGTGTAAAGGTTAAAACAATTTCCAGAATTTGGAAAATGGCAAAAATACCAAGAGAAGTAGGTGAAGCATTAGATGTGAAGAGCAAGAGAATGGGTAACACAAATAGGAAAAGAATACTACCACCTATTGAGCATATTAAAACATTGGAATGGGGTCAAAGAGACACCATGGAAAGAGTCTCCAAAAATACAGGAGTAAGTGTTGGAACAGTTCACTCTTGGGTATGCAAAGGTTTATTAAAACCACATTCTAGCCCACTGCATCCTCACCTCAATGATGCAAACAAGTTACATAGGTTAAAGCATGCTTTGAAGTGCTTAATAGTTGAACATGTTCAAGCAGATTTTTTAGATCTTAATGCAatgacaatcacaaaaattaaatTTGCAGAAATGAGTCATATAATCCACATGGATGAGAAGTGGTTTTACATTAGTTATGATGGTCATAAATTTTATATGGTTGAAGG GCCTATATATTCAGAGGATGGAGAGTTGCTATTTGATGGGAAAATTGGAATGTTCCCTTTCACAAAACAACAACCAGCAGCAAGGGCAAGTAGAAACAGGCCAAGGGGTACAATGGAGACAAAGCCTATTGATTCAATTACAAAGCAAGTAACAAGGGAATGCATCATAGAACAAGTTATACCAGCTATCAAGGCTAAGTGGCCTGAAGGAGCAAGTAAAAACATTTTCATTCAACAAGATAATGCAAGGCCTCACATAAAGAACAATGATCAAGCATTCATGGCAGTTGCAAACTCAGAAGGCTTCAATATTCAGTTAACTTTTCAACCTCCTAACTCACCAGATTTAAATGTTAATGACCTTGGGTATTTTAGGGCATTACAGTCATTACATTCCAAAGAAGCAGCCAAATCAGTTGATGAATTGGTCAATTGA